One genomic region from Sphingobacterium multivorum encodes:
- a CDS encoding fasciclin domain-containing protein — protein MKKIWKYTFLLLMAVALFSACKKEDYIDTGIYEAKFNGTIWNYLESRPDLFDTLMVALKVAKLDDVLKNDEVTFFAPPDPCILKSVWLLNQTLFRSGQDSITKLEQIRPEIWRKYLSRYIFKGKNVAKDYRQIDTLNLAAFPGGVYKSLAGGDMNIGVLYNDVVSKNESSGGTQVIKYAGYRQLYLNFPYSISVPDEIKDFFVPYITAPVATSDIQPTNGVLHVLQFSKHSFGFQNYEFADEAYLLGVLPIK, from the coding sequence ATGAAAAAGATTTGGAAATATACTTTTTTACTGTTGATGGCAGTTGCACTGTTTTCGGCGTGTAAAAAGGAAGATTATATCGATACGGGTATTTATGAAGCGAAGTTTAATGGTACAATCTGGAATTATCTGGAATCAAGACCAGATTTGTTTGATACCTTAATGGTTGCGTTGAAAGTAGCCAAATTGGATGATGTACTGAAAAATGATGAAGTAACCTTCTTTGCTCCCCCTGATCCTTGTATCTTAAAGTCTGTGTGGTTATTGAATCAGACATTATTCCGTTCAGGACAGGATTCTATCACCAAATTGGAGCAAATCAGACCGGAAATTTGGAGAAAATACCTGTCCAGATATATTTTTAAAGGGAAGAATGTAGCCAAAGATTATCGCCAGATCGATACACTGAATCTGGCAGCCTTTCCAGGTGGGGTGTATAAGAGTCTAGCTGGCGGCGATATGAATATTGGTGTGCTCTATAATGATGTTGTCAGTAAGAACGAAAGTTCTGGGGGTACACAGGTCATTAAATATGCGGGTTATCGTCAACTATATTTGAATTTTCCGTATTCGATTAGTGTACCCGATGAGATTAAGGATTTTTTTGTCCCTTATATTACCGCGCCGGTAGCAACATCGGATATTCAACCGACCAATGGTGTATTACATGTGCTGCAATTTTCGAAACATTCCTTTGGATTTCAGAATTATGAATTTGCAGATGAGGCTTACTTGTTGGGTGTACTTCCCATAAAATAA
- a CDS encoding DUF5008 domain-containing protein — MKRNLITKIAVLLVVLITCAACNKDIVTGTDPYAGGKEPLGVGFYVNYPEPGVAKPGELVDFYVKGLKGKLNQINFFVNNTAVEVVSAKDSLVTIRIPAQITSGNAKIVVGEEIFYGPRLEIEGNTSVDENYGMVNGFRGGVYDILPNAGGFIVAGAFYNFENEAVDKKVYRNGVHFIDANGKTSTNMNFGQGTFGGGFVRSIAKTSDGKFIFAGAMGTFAKRAVNNIVRVNNDGKIDSMIVEVINPGSDPKNSLDTVSAFNGGVNDMIVRAFTTADNKVIAVGNFTSHYKIDYDYSSRDSRRYIISTAKSIIRMKEDGSLDSTFALNNAGANGRIMDAAMIDNERVVIVGSFTTYNGKAANGIACIKSDGSLDETFTLKGNITRLFKVSYNSTLKKLAVSGIFTGAGASGKVNNIALMNMDGTVDETFILKDIGAGIINYAQILNNGQIIIDGTQQSYAGVPRANLLILEKNGELLQKYNALGPFTGDLAKVVETKSAVGEPALLLGGNILQFGQKTVGNFFRLEIKN; from the coding sequence ATGAAAAGAAATTTAATAACCAAAATAGCTGTCCTGCTTGTAGTATTAATCACATGTGCTGCTTGTAACAAGGATATCGTAACCGGAACAGATCCCTATGCAGGAGGTAAAGAACCGCTGGGAGTCGGGTTTTATGTCAACTATCCAGAACCAGGGGTGGCCAAACCTGGCGAATTGGTGGATTTTTATGTGAAAGGCCTAAAAGGAAAATTAAATCAGATCAACTTCTTTGTTAATAACACAGCGGTAGAGGTGGTTTCTGCGAAAGACTCACTTGTCACGATTAGAATACCAGCACAGATTACCTCCGGAAATGCCAAAATCGTTGTGGGTGAAGAAATTTTTTATGGACCACGACTGGAAATTGAGGGGAATACTTCTGTAGACGAAAACTATGGGATGGTAAACGGATTTCGAGGTGGGGTATATGATATTTTACCGAATGCAGGTGGTTTTATTGTGGCAGGGGCCTTTTATAACTTCGAAAATGAAGCGGTGGATAAAAAAGTCTATCGCAACGGGGTACATTTTATAGATGCGAATGGCAAGACTAGTACTAATATGAATTTTGGACAAGGGACATTCGGTGGTGGTTTTGTGCGATCTATCGCAAAGACAAGTGATGGTAAATTTATCTTTGCCGGTGCTATGGGAACTTTTGCAAAACGAGCGGTTAATAACATTGTTCGTGTCAATAATGATGGTAAGATTGACTCAATGATTGTAGAAGTGATCAATCCAGGTAGTGATCCCAAAAATTCATTGGATACGGTATCGGCCTTTAATGGTGGTGTAAACGATATGATTGTTAGGGCTTTTACGACTGCTGACAATAAGGTGATTGCCGTTGGTAACTTTACATCGCATTATAAGATTGATTACGACTATTCTTCCCGTGACTCCCGTAGATATATTATCTCGACCGCGAAGAGTATCATTCGCATGAAAGAGGATGGTTCCTTGGATTCTACATTTGCGCTGAATAATGCCGGTGCCAATGGACGGATTATGGATGCGGCCATGATAGATAATGAACGAGTTGTCATCGTCGGTTCATTTACCACCTATAATGGTAAGGCAGCCAACGGAATTGCTTGTATCAAATCAGACGGTTCATTGGATGAAACCTTTACTTTAAAAGGAAATATTACCCGATTATTTAAGGTAAGCTATAATAGTACGTTGAAAAAATTAGCTGTTTCGGGCATATTCACAGGTGCTGGTGCTTCAGGAAAGGTAAATAATATTGCCTTGATGAATATGGATGGAACGGTTGATGAAACCTTCATTCTAAAGGATATTGGTGCTGGAATTATCAATTATGCACAGATATTGAATAACGGACAAATCATTATTGACGGAACGCAACAAAGCTATGCGGGTGTGCCAAGGGCAAATTTATTGATCTTGGAAAAAAATGGCGAATTGCTGCAAAAATACAATGCATTGGGACCATTTACCGGCGACCTTGCTAAGGTTGTCGAGACGAAATCCGCTGTAGGTGAACCTGCCTTGTTGCTAGGAGGGAATATTCTCCAATTTGGACAAAAGACAGTAGGAAACTTCTTCCGTTTGGAAATCAAGAATTAA
- a CDS encoding LamG-like jellyroll fold domain-containing protein — MIKYFKTLKHISLALGALMVLGACNKDFPNLLQNFNEAKDSPESRDKVLLVIVDGLSGPAMQDIAPTNIDLMTRNGLVTYGSLADPTTDFEVTNQSVTAALLTGVNSAKNKVVGTDLSSIDLNKYPTIFTKLKQNATSRKSSLFTSDTKYGAALGKDAEVKVESNDAAVVTVATSSLANTESDLNVIHLTEVDKAGKSSAYSASDTKYVAAINILDKQVQSLWETIKKRASFNTENWIVIITSAQGGVSTDPVTDFTPYGDSKRDTYTLFYSPKFARKIVPRPNSKDIPFVANATRYTYASNNQVVGKLADVNKFNMGTGTDWTMTLFLKYNVANSEYYYPIFFAKRVEGFTGAGWNFFLEGNYWGFNSSIAGQAFGPGINDGEWHALTAVIKRSGSKDSVYVYTDGTNATVSGKSSQVSANGNNLNNASPLTLGYNPGNGNTDCNISICNVQVYNRAFSAEEVKRYGGVTHIDETYPFWDNLQGYWPGYDDVNTTVLTEKTGNGAGNFKLTGPVAWTSFNELVPFFQPPIEESFYRLVPNAVDIPFMIYQWLGVSVESSWNLDGKSWTPNYTQIRK; from the coding sequence ATGATTAAGTATTTTAAAACTTTGAAACATATTTCTCTAGCGCTTGGTGCCTTAATGGTATTGGGTGCTTGTAATAAGGATTTTCCCAATTTGCTGCAAAATTTTAATGAAGCGAAGGATAGTCCCGAAAGCCGTGATAAGGTGCTATTGGTGATTGTTGATGGGCTTTCAGGTCCAGCCATGCAGGATATTGCCCCTACGAATATTGATTTGATGACACGCAATGGTTTAGTTACCTATGGTAGTTTGGCAGATCCGACAACCGATTTTGAGGTAACCAATCAATCGGTTACAGCTGCATTGCTGACGGGTGTTAATAGTGCTAAAAATAAGGTCGTCGGTACGGATTTGAGCTCGATCGACTTGAATAAGTATCCGACAATTTTCACGAAGTTGAAGCAAAACGCGACAAGCCGTAAGTCGAGTCTCTTCACCTCCGATACAAAATATGGTGCTGCCTTGGGTAAAGATGCCGAAGTTAAGGTGGAAAGTAATGATGCTGCGGTAGTCACTGTCGCAACATCGTCATTGGCAAATACCGAATCGGATTTAAATGTTATCCATTTGACCGAGGTGGATAAGGCTGGAAAATCTTCTGCCTATTCGGCTTCAGACACAAAATATGTGGCTGCAATTAATATCTTGGACAAACAAGTTCAATCCTTATGGGAAACGATCAAAAAAAGAGCAAGCTTTAATACAGAAAATTGGATCGTGATTATCACCTCAGCTCAGGGTGGGGTATCTACAGATCCTGTAACCGATTTTACACCATATGGTGATAGCAAAAGAGATACATATACATTGTTCTACTCGCCAAAGTTTGCGCGGAAAATTGTTCCTCGACCAAATTCAAAAGATATTCCTTTTGTAGCAAATGCAACACGTTATACCTATGCGAGCAATAATCAGGTCGTTGGTAAACTAGCTGATGTGAATAAATTTAATATGGGTACTGGAACTGATTGGACGATGACCCTCTTTTTGAAATACAATGTTGCCAATTCCGAGTATTATTACCCGATATTTTTTGCAAAACGTGTTGAGGGCTTTACTGGAGCAGGCTGGAACTTCTTTTTAGAAGGAAATTACTGGGGTTTTAATAGCTCAATCGCTGGACAGGCATTCGGTCCTGGTATAAATGATGGCGAATGGCATGCACTGACCGCCGTTATTAAACGCAGCGGAAGCAAGGATTCTGTTTATGTTTACACCGATGGAACCAATGCCACGGTCTCTGGTAAATCTTCACAAGTAAGTGCTAATGGGAATAATTTAAATAATGCTAGCCCGTTGACACTGGGATATAATCCTGGAAATGGGAATACCGATTGTAATATTTCTATCTGTAACGTACAAGTTTATAATCGCGCCTTTTCGGCCGAAGAAGTAAAGCGATACGGAGGGGTGACTCATATTGATGAAACATATCCATTCTGGGATAATCTTCAGGGATATTGGCCTGGATATGACGATGTCAATACCACTGTATTGACAGAAAAAACGGGGAATGGAGCGGGTAACTTTAAACTAACAGGCCCTGTTGCTTGGACAAGTTTCAATGAATTGGTTCCGTTTTTTCAGCCACCAATTGAGGAATCTTTTTATCGTCTAGTGCCGAATGCCGTGGATATTCCTTTTATGATCTATCAATGGCTGGGAGTATCGGTAGAATCATCATGGAATTTGGACGGCAAGAGTTGGACGCCAAATTATACACAGATTAGAAAATAA